ACATCCACACCTTGTGATAATACCCATGATGCACTGGGAACACCGGTTCCACTGGGCTGCAGTCCTTCAGGTGGGGGGGGTGCTTACCTGGGCGGCGAGTGCGTGTGGGCGTCGACCGTGTCCAGGTAGGTAGCCAGCCAGGTGTCCTGTATGGCCGGGTTGTCCCGCCTCTCTCTGAGCGGTGACTCCGCCCCCCTAGGGAAGTCCTCCTGTTTGATTCGCTCCGGAGTCGCCTCGATGATTTGCTCTGCCAGCGTTGCCATGTCAACCTGTTGGGGGGGGGTTACCAAGGCAACAGGATGTCAGGTGGTCTGCGGTGACTGAATATCTGaggtgtgtgttcagtgtgtgtgtgtggagcctcGGGGAGCGTACCTgcagcacctcctcctccaggtactcctcctcctcgccttcATTCTCCGCGTTCTCGCTGTAGCTCAGCAGCTGCTCCTCCAGCATTGCCGGCGTGTGCGACCGCCGCCCGCCCGTCGTGTGTGCGTGCGGGTAAGTGTGTGAGTGGGCGGGGGATGGAGGACAGGTGCTCTCGTAGTCCATGAGGTACAGCGGAGAGTCTCTGGAGCTGCCGGGGTTCAAACCTGTGAGTGATTAGTGATGACAGTGATCAGGGACACGGACCAGGAAGAGGCGTTCTGTTGAACCAACATGTTACCTGGGTTACCTGGGTTACCTGGGTTACCTGGGTTACCTGTGCTGGACCCGGCGTTAAGCTCCTCCCCCCACATGGACAcagggagaggggggagggaggatgGCGAGGGAGGGGAGACCGGCagcgaggaagaagaagaagaaagagacgaAGGCGAGGAGGGGGAGGTGTCCATGGGGGCGGGGCCACTGGAGTAGGCGGAGCtcggggagggggaggaggggtcacTGGGGGAGGGGAGGCTGCTGGAGGAGCTCAGACCtggaggggggcgggggggagggAGACCGTtagagccaatcagagcagtaGAATCCGTCACATGACTGGTGGTGTGATTAGAGCGGCAGcaggtgtgttacctgtgtCTGGGCTGGTGGACAGAGGGGACGGGGACAGCTGCGGTTGCGGCGTGGCCGGCGTGTGCGTGTCCCTGGgcgtcatgtgtgtgtgcgtgtgcagctCTTCCAGCGCCGTGGCGAGGCGCGTGTGTCCGCGGGAGCGAGCCACGGCGAGCGGCAGACGTCCCAGCGAATCAGGGATCCCCAGAGCGGAACTGTTCCAACCGTACAGAAGCTCTGCTGCCCTCTGGTGACCCAGAGCACACGCCCACATCTGGAACACACACAGGGAAACGCTAAACACGCTAAACACGCTAACatctggaacacacacacagggacacgcTAAACACGCAAACATCTggaacacacacagggacacactAAACACGCAAACATCTggaacacacacagggacacgcTAAACACGCAAACATGCTAGCAGGAAATACAGTGTTGAAGTGACAACCTCACAGCTGGGGGGGGTAACTAATAAACCACTATTACCCCCCCTACGACCTGAAGGAGCCCCCCTCCCCCTACGACCTGAAGGAGCCCCCCCCCCTACGACCTGAaggagccccccccccccccccccctacgaCCTGAAGGAGCCCCCCCCCCTACGACCTGAaggagcccccccccccccccctacgaCCTGAAggagccccccccccctacgACCTGAAGGagcgccccccccccctcagtgACTCTGACGGGGACTTTACCAGTGGCGTGCAGGAGAAGTGATCGATGTTGAGAGGATCCACTTCCTGTTCCAAGTCCAAACTGTCGCTGTTCACACTcctgcaacaaacacacacctacagtCAACGGGTGTACAGGTGTGTATCAGGTGTGTATCAGGTGTGTATCAGGTGTGTATCAGgtgtgtacaggtgtgtgtATCAGGTGTGTATCAGGTGTGTATCAGGTGTGTATCAAgtgtgtacaggtgtgtgtACCTCCAGTGTATCAGGTGTGTATCAGGTGTGTATCAGGTGTGTATCAGGTGTGTATCAGGTGTGTGTACCTCCAGTGGATCAGGTGTGTATCAGGTGTGTATCAGGTGTGTATCAGGTGTGTATCAGGTGTGTATCAGgtgtgtacaggtgtgtgtACCTCCAGTGTATCAGGTGTGTATCAGGTGTGTATCAGGTGTGTATCAGGTGTGTATCAGGTGTGTGTACCTCCAGTGGATCAGAGTGTGTATCAGGTGTGTGTATCCCTGTGCAGCAGCCAGGTGGAGTAGTGTCATCCCTCGATGACGGACAAAGTGATGaagcctctctcctcctcctcctcctcctcctcctcctccccaccgTCCTCCCCTCATCATCCTCTCACACACTCCCACAATCCTCCTCTCAAACcactgagacacaaacagacagaagaaAACACATCAGTCATTTCTGACCATCCAAACcactgacctgtctgtctgtctgtctgtctgtctgtctgtctgtctgtctgtctgtctgtcctcctgtctgtctgtctgtctgtctgtctgtcctcctgtctgtctgtctgtctgtctgtctgtctgtctgtcctcctgtctgtctgtctgtctgtctgtctgtctgtctgtctgtcctcctgtctgtctgtctgtctgtctgtctgtcctcctgtctgtctgtctgtctgtctgtcctcctgtctgtctgtctgtcacattGAGTCTATTTTAACTCAAGGACTCCATCTGCCAAACTCTCCGTGACatcagagagagcgagggaggcAGAGGTCACACTACAGACACGTTTTAAAGGGATTATTTACCTCTCAGCTTAACTTGTTCTTCTGAACCTGTTTACCAGCTCAACCCTCTCCTCCAGGTAGCCGGTCTGATGTCTGAGACTGACCCAGCTGC
The DNA window shown above is from Sebastes fasciatus isolate fSebFas1 unplaced genomic scaffold, fSebFas1.pri Scaffold_359, whole genome shotgun sequence and carries:
- the LOC141763752 gene encoding calmodulin-binding transcription activator 2-like yields the protein MDVRQRQDGVDNQFRMSILERLEQMERRMAEMAARNHNNHHNHHHHQQQHHHHHHHHQQQHGSQLATPPPPPLPEDHEQWFERRIVGVCERMMRGGRWGGGGGGGGGGERLHHFVRHRGMTLLHLAAAQGYTHLIHTLIHWRSVNSDSLDLEQEVDPLNIDHFSCTPLMWACALGHQRAAELLYGWNSSALGIPDSLGRLPLAVARSRGHTRLATALEELHTHTHMTPRDTHTPATPQPQLSPSPLSTSPDTGLSSSSSLPSPSDPSSPSPSSAYSSGPAPMDTSPSSPSSLSSSSSSLPVSPPSPSSLPPLPVSMWGEELNAGSSTGLNPGSSRDSPLYLMDYESTCPPSPAHSHTYPHAHTTGGRRSHTPAMLEEQLLSYSENAENEGEEEEYLEEEVLQVDMATLAEQIIEATPERIKQEDFPRGAESPLRERRDNPAIQDTWLATYLDTVDAHTHSPPRRVCPPSPLSALALQRLRPPSSAAWAEFLNASANGKIERDFALLTLTDGEQRELYEAARIIQNAFRRYKVHLHVYCIRIYCIYIQYIHI